One window of the Arthrobacter sp. zg-Y919 genome contains the following:
- the metG gene encoding methionine--tRNA ligase has protein sequence MTSSDSQTPFYITTAISYPNGEPHIGHAYEHIATDAMARFKRLDGYDVFFMTGTDEHGLKMQQSADKEGVTAKELADRNSAAFKQMEADMGTSYDRFIRTTDADHYAAAQAIWKRMEENGDIYLSKYSGWYSVRDEAYYNEDETEVREDGVRYSKETDTEVTWTEEESYFFRLSAYQDRLLALYESQPDFAAPRSRFNEVISFVKGGLEDLSISRTTFDWGVPVPGNPDHVMYVWVDALTNYLTGVGFPDTESETFKKYWPADVHVIGKDISRFHAIFWPAFLMSAKLELPKRIMIHGFLHNKGVKMSKSLGNVVAPKAWADQYGLDSVRFFLLREVPFGADGSYNHDAVVGRMNSDLANNLGNLAQRSLSMVAKNCGAAVPQPGAFTPEDTALLEAAGNLLRISREAYDVQDFHGALEATWKVLGDTNAYFADQAPWVLRKTDVERMNTVLYVTLEVLRIVAILIQPVMPQSAAKLLTVLGQPDGDARLFGAIGTPLVPGTELPAPAPIFPKYEEPAE, from the coding sequence GTGACTTCTTCCGATTCCCAGACCCCGTTCTACATCACCACGGCCATCTCCTACCCCAACGGCGAACCCCACATTGGGCACGCCTACGAGCACATCGCCACAGACGCCATGGCCCGCTTCAAGCGCCTGGACGGCTACGACGTGTTCTTTATGACGGGTACGGACGAGCACGGGCTGAAGATGCAGCAGTCCGCGGATAAGGAAGGCGTGACCGCCAAGGAACTCGCGGACCGCAACTCCGCCGCCTTCAAGCAGATGGAAGCGGACATGGGCACCTCCTATGACCGCTTCATCCGGACCACCGATGCGGACCACTACGCTGCCGCGCAGGCCATCTGGAAGCGGATGGAGGAGAACGGAGACATTTACCTCTCCAAGTACTCCGGCTGGTACTCCGTCCGGGACGAGGCCTACTACAACGAAGACGAAACCGAAGTCCGTGAGGACGGTGTCCGCTACTCCAAGGAGACAGACACCGAGGTGACCTGGACCGAAGAGGAAAGCTACTTCTTCCGGCTCTCGGCCTACCAGGACCGGCTGCTGGCCCTCTACGAGTCGCAGCCGGACTTCGCCGCGCCGCGCTCGCGGTTCAACGAAGTCATCAGCTTCGTCAAGGGCGGCCTGGAAGACCTCTCCATTTCCCGCACCACCTTCGACTGGGGTGTCCCGGTGCCGGGCAACCCGGACCACGTGATGTACGTGTGGGTGGATGCGCTGACCAACTACCTCACCGGCGTCGGCTTCCCCGATACCGAAAGCGAAACCTTCAAGAAGTACTGGCCGGCCGATGTGCACGTGATCGGCAAGGACATCTCCCGCTTCCACGCCATCTTCTGGCCCGCGTTCCTGATGTCCGCGAAGCTGGAACTGCCGAAACGCATCATGATCCACGGCTTCCTGCACAACAAGGGCGTCAAGATGTCCAAGTCCCTGGGCAACGTGGTGGCACCGAAGGCCTGGGCCGACCAGTACGGGCTGGACTCGGTCCGGTTCTTCCTGCTGCGCGAAGTGCCCTTTGGCGCGGACGGCTCCTACAACCACGACGCCGTCGTCGGCCGGATGAACTCCGACCTCGCCAACAACCTGGGCAACCTGGCCCAGCGTTCCCTGTCCATGGTGGCGAAGAACTGCGGCGCGGCCGTGCCGCAGCCGGGCGCCTTCACCCCCGAGGACACGGCACTGCTGGAAGCCGCCGGGAACCTGCTGCGGATTTCCCGCGAGGCGTACGACGTCCAGGATTTCCACGGCGCCCTGGAAGCCACCTGGAAGGTCCTCGGCGACACCAACGCATACTTCGCCGACCAGGCGCCCTGGGTGCTGCGGAAGACCGACGTCGAGCGTATGAACACGGTGCTCTACGTGACCCTGGAGGTCCTGCGGATCGTCGCGATCCTGATCCAGCCGGTGATGCCTCAGAGCGCGGCGAAGCTGCTCACCGTCCTGGGCCAGCCCGACGGCGATGCCCGCCTGTTCGGCGCCATCGGCACTCCGTTGGTGCCGGGCACGGAGCTGCCGGCTCCGGCGCCCATCTTCCCGAAGTACGAAGAACCGGCCGAATAG
- a CDS encoding response regulator transcription factor, with translation MLLVDDQQLVRGGFRMLINSQPDLTVVAEAGNGREALAALAAVSADVVLMDVRMPGMDGIEATSRMLDGGASSAGPKVVVLTTFDLDEYALSAIQAGASGFLLKDAPPEELLEAIRTVYRGDAVIAPSTTRRLLDHVAPLLRTAGAPGSRHAAAVASLTPREHEVFTLIAQGLSNPEIAAKLYLSEATVKTHVGHILAKLEARDRVQAVVIAYETGIVAP, from the coding sequence GTGCTCCTGGTGGATGACCAGCAGCTCGTGCGCGGCGGTTTCCGGATGCTGATCAATTCCCAGCCGGACCTCACGGTTGTTGCCGAGGCCGGTAACGGACGCGAGGCCCTCGCCGCGCTGGCAGCGGTATCCGCCGACGTCGTGCTCATGGACGTGCGGATGCCCGGCATGGACGGCATCGAGGCCACATCCCGGATGCTGGACGGAGGAGCCAGCAGCGCCGGACCGAAGGTCGTGGTCCTGACCACCTTCGACCTGGACGAATACGCGCTCTCCGCCATCCAGGCCGGAGCCAGCGGTTTCCTGCTCAAGGACGCCCCGCCCGAGGAACTCCTCGAGGCCATTCGGACGGTCTACCGCGGGGACGCGGTCATCGCTCCGTCCACCACGCGCCGCCTGCTGGACCACGTCGCTCCCCTGCTGCGCACGGCCGGCGCTCCCGGCAGCCGGCATGCCGCCGCCGTCGCTTCCCTGACCCCGCGCGAACACGAGGTCTTCACCCTGATTGCGCAGGGCCTGTCCAACCCGGAAATTGCCGCAAAACTGTACCTGTCCGAGGCCACGGTAAAAACCCATGTGGGACACATCCTGGCCAAGCTTGAGGCGCGGGACCGGGTACAGGCAGTGGTTATTGCCTACGAGACGGGAATTGTCGCACCCTAG
- a CDS encoding ABC transporter ATP-binding protein, which produces MTSLAQHSPAPGSGKPRLAAAAQLLNKTYGTGDTRVHALKDVDVSFETGTFTAIMGPSGSGKSTLMHCLAGLDTAGSGRIWIGGTEITGLNDADLTRLRRDSIGFVFQAFNLVPTLTAEQNITLPVALANGTVDREWLDFITETLGLRDRLRHRPHELSGGQQQRVAVARALLTRPHVLFGDEPTGNLDSKSGAEVLSLLRRSTKEFGQSIIVVTHDPVAASYADRVVLMNDGELVGELTQPTPESVLAALTKLGA; this is translated from the coding sequence ATGACATCACTTGCACAGCATTCCCCTGCGCCCGGCTCCGGAAAACCGCGTCTCGCCGCAGCAGCCCAGCTCCTGAATAAGACGTACGGAACCGGGGACACCCGCGTCCACGCCCTGAAGGACGTGGACGTCAGCTTCGAAACCGGTACGTTCACCGCCATTATGGGCCCCTCCGGCTCCGGCAAGTCCACCTTGATGCACTGCCTCGCGGGCCTCGACACCGCCGGCTCGGGGCGTATCTGGATCGGCGGTACGGAAATCACCGGTTTGAACGACGCCGACCTCACCCGCCTGCGCCGCGACAGCATCGGCTTTGTGTTCCAGGCCTTCAACCTCGTGCCCACGCTGACCGCGGAACAGAACATTACCCTGCCGGTGGCCCTGGCCAATGGCACTGTGGACCGTGAATGGCTGGACTTCATAACGGAGACCCTCGGGCTGCGGGACCGGCTGCGGCACCGCCCGCACGAACTTTCCGGCGGACAGCAGCAGCGCGTGGCCGTTGCCCGCGCCCTGCTGACCCGGCCGCATGTCCTCTTCGGCGACGAACCCACCGGCAACCTGGACTCCAAGTCCGGTGCAGAGGTCCTCTCGCTCCTGCGCCGCTCCACCAAGGAGTTCGGCCAGAGCATCATCGTGGTCACGCATGACCCCGTGGCCGCTTCCTACGCGGACCGGGTGGTGCTGATGAACGACGGCGAGCTCGTTGGGGAACTGACGCAGCCGACCCCCGAGTCCGTGCTCGCCGCCCTCACCAAGCTGGGGGCATAA
- a CDS encoding 3-isopropylmalate dehydrogenase — protein sequence MSDETPRTISLAVIPGDGIGPEVTAEAVKVLLAVTSGSPVTVDLTEYPLGAEHWLRTGETLPEQTLEALKGHDAILFGAVGAAPGDTLVPSGLIERDLLLKLRFSLDHYVNLRPSRLYPGVDSPLAAPGDVDFIVVREGTEGPYAGNGGVLREGTPQEIATEVSLNTAYGVERVVRDAFHRAAARPRRHVTLVHKHNVLVNAGRLWKRTVEKVAQEFPDVTHDYLHVDAATIFMVSDPSRFDVIVTDNLFGDIITDLAAAITGGIGLAASGNINMDRTYPSMFEPVHGSAPDIAGQQKADPTAAILSAALLLQHLGFSEEAGRVERAVEKDLAGRDGNRRSTAEVGNAIAAAVS from the coding sequence ATGAGCGATGAAACACCCCGGACCATTTCCCTGGCCGTCATCCCCGGAGACGGAATCGGCCCTGAAGTTACCGCGGAAGCCGTGAAGGTGCTGCTGGCGGTCACCAGCGGCAGCCCAGTCACCGTTGACCTGACTGAGTATCCGCTGGGGGCGGAGCACTGGCTCCGCACCGGGGAGACCCTTCCGGAACAGACCCTGGAAGCCCTCAAGGGGCATGACGCCATTCTGTTCGGCGCAGTAGGCGCGGCACCGGGTGACACGCTCGTCCCCTCCGGGCTGATCGAACGCGACCTGCTGCTGAAGCTGCGGTTCAGCCTGGACCACTACGTCAACCTGCGTCCGTCCCGGCTGTACCCCGGGGTGGACAGTCCCCTCGCGGCACCCGGAGACGTGGATTTCATCGTGGTCCGGGAAGGCACCGAGGGGCCATACGCCGGAAACGGGGGAGTGCTGCGCGAGGGCACCCCGCAGGAAATCGCCACCGAGGTATCGCTGAACACCGCCTACGGTGTGGAACGCGTGGTCCGCGATGCCTTCCACCGTGCCGCAGCCCGGCCACGCCGGCACGTGACCCTGGTCCACAAACACAACGTCCTGGTGAACGCCGGCCGGCTGTGGAAGCGCACCGTGGAAAAAGTGGCGCAGGAGTTCCCCGACGTGACCCACGACTACCTGCACGTGGACGCCGCCACCATCTTTATGGTGAGCGATCCGTCACGTTTCGACGTGATTGTCACTGACAACCTGTTCGGTGACATCATCACCGACCTCGCGGCCGCGATCACCGGCGGGATCGGCCTCGCCGCCTCCGGCAACATCAACATGGACCGCACCTACCCCTCCATGTTCGAGCCGGTCCACGGGTCCGCACCCGATATTGCGGGGCAGCAAAAGGCCGATCCGACGGCAGCCATCCTTTCCGCCGCGCTCCTGCTGCAGCACCTGGGCTTCAGCGAAGAAGCCGGCCGCGTGGAACGGGCAGTGGAAAAGGACCTTGCGGGCCGGGACGGAAACCGGCGTTCCACTGCAGAGGTGGGCAATGCCATCGCCGCCGCGGTGTCATAA
- a CDS encoding MmcQ/YjbR family DNA-binding protein encodes MATVDDVRSICLSLPGVNERLSWKQPAWFARTLMARMWEEDVLTVKSAERGALAAISPDVFYWTPHHDRSPLLLLARLERLPPDELSELLRESYRLAGPLPPTV; translated from the coding sequence ATGGCCACGGTCGACGACGTTCGCTCCATCTGTCTCTCCCTCCCCGGCGTGAACGAGCGCCTCAGCTGGAAGCAGCCGGCCTGGTTCGCCCGTACCCTGATGGCGCGGATGTGGGAGGAAGATGTCCTGACCGTGAAGAGCGCCGAACGCGGGGCGCTGGCAGCGATATCGCCGGACGTGTTCTATTGGACGCCGCATCACGACCGGTCCCCGTTGCTCCTGCTGGCCCGGCTGGAGCGTCTGCCCCCGGATGAACTGTCCGAGCTGCTCCGCGAGTCCTACCGGCTGGCCGGCCCCCTTCCACCCACGGTATGA
- a CDS encoding histidine kinase: MLVHRRFYAWIQANPGKVDFWLAVAATLLFALPFLLMRGGQFVEFALSAAICMALAWRRRRPVAAAAVQAAACILQLFLVPVTALPADLFVFATVYSLAAFAPRWASVGGLILASVGGVLFIMQYSVIPSMESGYSLDIALTSDAPAWVALEAVLLVAWMFGDLTRTRRLALRALQDRAHRLEVERQQERELAAADERSHIAREMHDIVAHSLSVIITQADGARYASAKDPEVAPKTLGVIAETGRGSLREMRRLLGVLRGDEAASTRPLPSLADVEELLGTVKRSGLETALSITGTPRRPLPPGAELTAYRVVQESLTNVLKHAGPEASAEVTLQWTPAGLKLGVLDNGLGAASALHDDGAGQGIKGMDERLSLYDGTLTAAPAAGGGFRVEAFIPYTEA; the protein is encoded by the coding sequence ATGCTCGTGCATCGAAGATTCTATGCCTGGATCCAGGCGAACCCCGGGAAAGTGGATTTCTGGCTGGCCGTGGCTGCCACGCTCCTGTTCGCCCTGCCCTTCCTGCTGATGAGGGGAGGTCAGTTTGTCGAGTTCGCCCTCTCCGCGGCGATCTGCATGGCGCTGGCGTGGCGGCGGCGCCGTCCGGTGGCCGCTGCCGCGGTCCAGGCTGCCGCCTGCATCCTCCAGCTGTTCCTCGTACCGGTCACCGCCCTGCCGGCGGACCTCTTTGTGTTTGCCACTGTGTACTCTCTGGCCGCCTTTGCCCCGCGCTGGGCCAGTGTGGGCGGTCTCATCCTCGCCTCAGTCGGCGGCGTCCTCTTCATCATGCAGTACTCGGTTATACCGTCCATGGAGTCCGGATATTCGCTGGACATCGCGCTGACGAGCGATGCGCCTGCATGGGTCGCCCTGGAAGCAGTGCTGCTGGTGGCGTGGATGTTCGGCGATCTGACCCGCACCCGCCGCCTCGCCCTGCGGGCACTGCAGGACCGTGCCCATCGTCTCGAAGTAGAACGCCAACAGGAACGTGAACTCGCAGCGGCCGATGAACGCAGCCACATTGCCCGCGAAATGCACGACATCGTGGCGCACTCACTCTCCGTGATCATCACCCAGGCCGACGGCGCCCGGTATGCGAGCGCGAAGGACCCGGAAGTCGCGCCGAAGACGCTGGGCGTCATTGCGGAAACGGGCCGCGGTTCCCTGCGGGAGATGCGCCGCCTGCTCGGGGTGCTCCGCGGCGACGAGGCCGCCTCGACCCGCCCCCTCCCCTCCCTGGCCGACGTCGAGGAGCTCCTGGGGACGGTCAAGCGCAGCGGCCTGGAAACCGCGCTCAGCATCACGGGAACACCCCGCCGCCCCCTGCCGCCCGGTGCCGAGCTGACCGCTTACCGGGTGGTACAGGAATCCCTGACCAACGTACTCAAGCATGCGGGACCGGAGGCGAGCGCCGAGGTCACGCTGCAATGGACTCCGGCGGGACTGAAACTCGGTGTCCTCGATAACGGCCTGGGCGCGGCGTCAGCCCTGCACGACGACGGCGCGGGGCAGGGCATCAAGGGCATGGACGAACGGCTCTCGCTCTACGATGGAACGTTGACGGCCGCCCCTGCGGCCGGCGGAGGATTCCGCGTTGAAGCATTCATCCCCTACACGGAGGCCTAG
- a CDS encoding branched-chain amino acid aminotransferase: MTVSALEFSQELSTSPKSAAERAAILANPGFGDYFTDHTAVIDWKAGESGEQEWQNARIEPYGPISIDPAAGVLHYGQEIFEGLKVYRHADGSVVSFRPEANAARLNLSARRLALPELPEELFLESIRQLVALDKEWIPDGEGAALYLRPFMIATEPFLGVRPAREVSYRVIASPAGNYFGGELKPVSIWLSTKYARAGRGGTGEAKCGGNYAASLIAQMEGEANGCKQVLFLDEFNDNAVEELGGMNVFFVFKDGRLVTPALSGTILHGITRSSVLQLGRDRGMDVQERKITLDEWREGIASGDITEVFACGTAAVITPIGQLKSEDEVIGSADAKPGEVTMSIREQLLGIQTGTVEDTHGWLTRLA, encoded by the coding sequence ATGACCGTCAGCGCACTGGAATTTTCCCAGGAGCTTTCCACCAGTCCCAAGTCCGCCGCCGAGCGGGCCGCCATCCTGGCGAATCCCGGTTTCGGCGACTACTTCACCGACCACACCGCCGTCATTGACTGGAAGGCGGGGGAGTCGGGGGAGCAGGAATGGCAGAACGCCCGCATCGAGCCCTACGGCCCCATTTCGATTGACCCGGCCGCCGGCGTACTGCACTACGGCCAGGAGATTTTCGAGGGACTGAAGGTCTACCGCCACGCGGATGGATCGGTGGTGAGTTTCCGTCCGGAAGCCAACGCCGCCCGTCTGAACCTTTCCGCCCGCCGGCTTGCCCTGCCGGAGCTGCCCGAGGAACTGTTCCTGGAGTCCATCCGCCAGCTGGTGGCCCTGGATAAGGAATGGATTCCGGACGGAGAAGGTGCCGCCCTGTACCTGCGGCCGTTCATGATTGCCACTGAACCCTTCCTCGGTGTGCGTCCCGCCCGCGAGGTCTCCTACCGCGTCATTGCTTCCCCGGCCGGAAACTACTTCGGCGGGGAACTGAAACCGGTCTCCATCTGGCTCTCCACCAAGTACGCCCGTGCAGGCCGCGGCGGCACCGGTGAAGCCAAGTGCGGCGGCAACTACGCGGCGTCGCTGATTGCCCAGATGGAAGGCGAAGCGAACGGCTGCAAGCAGGTCCTGTTCCTGGACGAGTTCAATGACAACGCCGTTGAAGAGCTGGGCGGCATGAACGTGTTCTTCGTCTTCAAGGACGGCCGCCTGGTGACTCCCGCCCTGTCCGGCACCATCCTGCACGGCATCACCCGCTCGTCGGTGCTGCAGCTGGGCCGCGACCGGGGCATGGACGTCCAGGAACGCAAGATCACCCTGGACGAATGGCGCGAAGGCATTGCTTCCGGCGATATCACGGAGGTCTTCGCCTGCGGCACGGCCGCCGTCATCACTCCGATCGGCCAGCTCAAGTCCGAGGACGAGGTGATTGGCTCTGCCGATGCCAAGCCGGGCGAAGTGACCATGTCCATCCGCGAGCAGCTGCTCGGCATCCAGACCGGCACCGTGGAGGATACCCACGGCTGGCTGACCCGCCTGGCCTAG
- a CDS encoding MBL fold metallo-hydrolase gives MSTTYLPDSGLVRSSDLTRVRLAPNPGPMSLDGTNSYVVAAPGSESTVVVDPGPQDEGHLRALAEAGTVELVLITHRHADHTEASRRFAELTGAPVRAFDPAFCVAGSPLTADEEISAAGVDIRVLAAPGHTSDSVCFLLPDDGANGSVLTGDTILGRGTTVLDFPDGTLDDYLRTLDMLSGLGPAVVLPGHGPVQPDLSSLVLTYRDHREERLEQIRSALHEAGPDAGAGVIADLVYSDVPANVRRAAELSVAAQLAYLRGEG, from the coding sequence ATGTCCACCACCTACCTTCCGGACTCCGGACTGGTCCGCAGCAGCGACCTGACCCGCGTACGCCTCGCGCCGAACCCGGGACCCATGTCGCTGGACGGGACCAACAGCTACGTTGTGGCTGCTCCCGGTTCCGAAAGCACAGTGGTGGTGGACCCGGGTCCACAGGATGAGGGGCACCTGCGGGCCCTGGCGGAAGCCGGCACGGTCGAGCTGGTGCTTATTACCCACCGGCACGCCGACCACACGGAGGCAAGCCGGCGCTTCGCCGAACTGACCGGCGCTCCCGTGCGGGCATTCGATCCCGCCTTCTGTGTGGCAGGAAGCCCGTTGACGGCGGATGAAGAGATTTCCGCTGCCGGCGTGGACATCCGGGTGCTGGCAGCGCCCGGCCACACTTCGGATTCGGTCTGCTTTTTGCTTCCCGACGACGGCGCCAACGGCTCCGTCCTGACGGGGGACACCATTCTGGGCCGGGGCACCACAGTGCTGGACTTCCCGGACGGAACCCTCGACGATTACCTGCGGACGTTGGATATGCTCTCCGGACTTGGGCCGGCAGTGGTGCTGCCCGGGCACGGACCGGTCCAGCCGGATCTCAGTTCACTCGTCCTGACCTACCGCGACCACCGTGAAGAGCGACTGGAGCAGATCCGGTCTGCCTTGCATGAGGCCGGACCGGACGCCGGGGCAGGAGTCATAGCCGATCTGGTCTACTCAGATGTGCCGGCGAATGTCCGCCGGGCCGCGGAACTGTCGGTGGCCGCGCAGCTGGCTTATCTCCGCGGCGAGGGTTAA
- a CDS encoding FtsX-like permease family protein, protein MLQVALAQVRLNARRFIAVSLAVLIAVGFLTATLIINSSSKASLTQSVGGAYRNADLLITRDMYVDDAAVLDEDTAAGVRDTPGVEEIYAAQQSFVTFSQDRGSVFAQLGNTSDSAELFPVEVLQGTLPTSDSEVAVDRDTAERYDLMEGSVLGITASLADAAPATAQLTVTALVSTSGDPQVRGTPQLYSTGATVARFAEPEAGLRSIQVAVADGAAVEDVRTALQEDLSGLAGIDVRTPQEQTDDMVASFTGGNNILTTILMAFAAVALLVCALVVSNTFSVLVAQRTRELALLRCIGAARSQIRRSVIVEALIIGIVASAAGVLAAVGLVGGTIAYLRTLPDSGFATLSVSPLSVVAGLVTGILLTVLASLVPARAATAVAPLAALRPAEDIRAGTRRGRVRLGIGLVLLAVGSALLGIGAVRSDLIIALPGGILSFVGVLMCATLFVPSLVRTVGRIAAPLGVPGKLAAVNAVRNPQRTSATSAALLIGVTLVTMMMTGAATVRTSLDDVLTAEYPVDIAVSGGTAVGGTADAASPFTSADVEAALAVDGVQEAVLLPVGGVAQLRGGPFAVYAVDPSDAAKVLRDSSLVPEGNTILMPEGIDAKTLTVRGADSSVELDVVVSDSSNMLPLISTSTAESLGGPPLDDPNQPLPQMWLSVAEGLATNALIDLRTDVAEALDVDDYAVSGSAIERGAFEQVINVLLMVVTGLLGVAVVIALVGVANTLSLSVLERTRESSLLRALGLTRGQLRGMLALEAVLIAGVAALMGSVLGSLYGWLGAQSALGSFTTVAPSLPWLQLLAVLAVALLAGLGASVLPARRAARLSPVAGLAAD, encoded by the coding sequence ATGCTGCAGGTAGCCCTGGCGCAGGTGCGCCTGAATGCCCGGCGGTTCATCGCCGTTTCCCTGGCGGTGCTGATCGCCGTCGGCTTCCTCACCGCCACCCTCATTATCAATTCCTCATCCAAGGCGTCACTGACGCAGAGCGTCGGCGGGGCGTACCGGAACGCCGACCTGCTCATCACCCGCGACATGTACGTCGATGACGCCGCCGTGCTCGATGAGGACACCGCCGCCGGAGTCCGGGACACCCCCGGAGTGGAAGAGATCTACGCCGCCCAGCAGTCCTTCGTCACTTTCAGCCAGGACCGGGGCTCCGTGTTCGCCCAACTGGGCAACACCTCAGACTCCGCGGAACTTTTCCCCGTGGAAGTACTGCAGGGAACGCTGCCCACCTCCGACTCCGAGGTAGCCGTGGACCGGGACACCGCCGAGCGCTATGACCTGATGGAGGGATCGGTACTGGGCATCACAGCGAGCCTGGCCGACGCTGCGCCGGCGACAGCCCAGCTCACCGTGACGGCGCTGGTCTCCACTTCCGGCGATCCCCAGGTCCGGGGAACCCCGCAGCTGTACTCCACCGGCGCAACGGTTGCCAGGTTTGCCGAACCAGAGGCGGGTTTGAGGAGCATCCAGGTGGCAGTGGCCGACGGCGCCGCCGTCGAGGATGTCCGCACAGCCCTGCAAGAAGACCTCAGCGGTCTGGCGGGCATCGACGTCCGCACCCCACAGGAGCAGACCGATGACATGGTCGCTTCCTTCACCGGCGGGAACAATATCCTCACCACCATCCTCATGGCCTTTGCCGCCGTGGCGCTGTTGGTGTGCGCATTGGTGGTCTCCAATACCTTCTCGGTACTGGTGGCCCAGCGCACCCGCGAGCTGGCGTTGCTGCGGTGCATCGGTGCGGCCCGGTCCCAGATCCGGCGTTCGGTCATCGTGGAGGCGCTGATCATTGGAATCGTTGCGTCCGCCGCCGGGGTGCTGGCCGCCGTCGGGCTGGTTGGAGGGACCATCGCGTACCTGCGGACCCTGCCCGACAGCGGTTTCGCGACGCTGTCCGTCTCCCCACTCTCGGTTGTTGCCGGGCTGGTAACCGGCATCCTGCTGACCGTGCTGGCGTCGTTGGTTCCGGCCCGGGCCGCAACGGCCGTTGCGCCGCTTGCAGCCCTGCGTCCTGCCGAGGACATCCGTGCCGGCACCCGCCGCGGACGCGTCCGGCTCGGCATTGGACTGGTGCTGCTGGCGGTCGGCAGCGCACTGCTGGGCATCGGTGCCGTCAGATCGGACCTCATCATCGCTTTGCCCGGCGGCATACTCAGTTTCGTGGGTGTGCTCATGTGTGCCACCTTGTTTGTCCCCTCCCTGGTGCGCACTGTTGGCAGGATTGCCGCACCACTGGGTGTGCCGGGCAAACTGGCGGCGGTGAACGCCGTCCGGAACCCGCAGCGCACCTCTGCGACCTCTGCGGCATTGTTGATCGGCGTCACCCTGGTCACCATGATGATGACCGGCGCTGCAACCGTCCGGACCTCCCTGGACGACGTGCTGACCGCCGAGTACCCGGTGGACATCGCCGTCAGCGGCGGGACGGCGGTTGGCGGTACCGCCGACGCGGCCTCCCCATTCACCTCCGCAGATGTCGAAGCGGCACTCGCCGTGGACGGCGTGCAGGAGGCCGTTCTGCTGCCCGTTGGCGGCGTGGCCCAGCTCCGCGGCGGACCGTTTGCTGTCTACGCTGTGGATCCTTCCGACGCGGCGAAGGTCCTACGGGATTCCTCACTGGTGCCTGAGGGGAACACCATCCTGATGCCGGAAGGCATTGACGCCAAAACCCTTACGGTGCGGGGAGCCGACTCCAGCGTGGAACTGGATGTGGTCGTCTCCGACAGCAGCAACATGCTGCCGCTCATCAGCACCTCCACCGCCGAATCCCTCGGCGGTCCGCCACTCGACGACCCTAACCAGCCGCTGCCGCAGATGTGGCTGTCCGTAGCGGAAGGTCTCGCCACCAACGCGTTGATCGATCTGCGCACCGATGTGGCGGAAGCCCTGGACGTGGACGACTACGCTGTCTCCGGCTCGGCCATTGAGCGGGGTGCTTTCGAACAGGTCATCAATGTCCTGCTGATGGTGGTCACCGGGTTGCTGGGAGTCGCGGTGGTGATTGCCCTCGTGGGCGTGGCCAACACCCTCTCCCTCTCCGTGTTGGAACGCACCAGGGAATCCTCCCTGCTGCGCGCCCTCGGTCTCACCCGGGGCCAGCTGCGCGGCATGCTCGCGTTGGAAGCTGTGCTGATTGCCGGCGTCGCGGCCCTGATGGGCAGTGTCCTGGGCTCGCTCTACGGCTGGCTGGGAGCGCAGTCGGCGCTGGGTTCATTTACCACTGTGGCGCCGTCGCTGCCCTGGCTGCAGCTGCTCGCGGTCCTGGCCGTAGCGCTCCTGGCCGGACTCGGTGCCTCGGTGCTTCCGGCACGCCGCGCGGCCCGGCTCTCCCCCGTCGCCGGGCTGGCAGCGGACTAG